A region from the Branchiostoma floridae strain S238N-H82 chromosome 9, Bfl_VNyyK, whole genome shotgun sequence genome encodes:
- the LOC118423135 gene encoding high-affinity lysophosphatidic acid receptor-like, with translation MDTSREQPFVNCTICNVSNWNGTNNITDAPSTNDEEITTLSPSLVVLLSFLMILMILITVLGNSVVCLIVFQKPVMRSAINLLLANMAAADIMVGVLSMPFTLIALIAGDWLLGTVFCQVHAFLYTICVMEGILILVTISVDRYMIIVRRKDKLNTTRAKVLIAVTWIFSIVVSFPPFVGWGHLRYLPGQAQCRLVSAGPADTVYSLLLVLVQFFFPFFAMLYSFMRIISTVRKNSMRIMNQPECLAVTQSNRLGLQMVQARARKLNVDMSFKTRAFTTIFVLFIIYVMCWAPYAIVEVIHASWINTKEVRGMVTFDSIVLWISYLNSAINPMVYCWRIKKFREAVRELMPSLKFLPRLPGRVHRRIRPGAMYECNASETSTV, from the coding sequence ATGGATACCTCAAGGGAGCAGCCCTTTGTGAACTGTACTATATGCAATGTGAGCAATTGGAATGGGACAAATAACATAACAGATGCACCCAGTACTAATGATGAGGAGATCACTACATTGTCACCGTCACTTGTCGTTCTGCTGTCATTTCTCATGATCCTGATGATACTGATCACAGTCCTGGGAAACAGCGTTGTGTGTCTGATTGTGTTCCAGAAACCTGTCATGCGATCTGCCATCAACCTGCTGCTGGCAAACATGGCAGCAGCAGACATCATGGTTGGTGTACTGTCCATGCCTTTCACATTGATTGCGCTCATTGCTGGGGACTGGCTCCTTGGAACAGTTTTCTGCCAGGTCCACGCATTCCTCTACACCATCTGCGTGATGGAAGGGATCTTGATCCTAGTCACGATCAGTGTGGATCGTTATATGATAATTGTGCGACGTAAGGATAAATTGAACACGACTCGTGCCAAAGTGCTAATTGCGGTGACATGGATTTTTTCCATTGTGGTGTCCTTCCCTCCCTTTGTTGGTTGGGGTCACCTGCGGTACCTGCCAGGACAGGCCCAGTGTAGGTTAGTCAGTGCAGGCCCTGCCGACACGGTGTACTCACTGCTGCTTGTCCTGGTACAGTTCTTCTTCCCGTTCTTTGCCATGCTGTATTCCTTCATGCGCATCATCAGTACTGTTCGGAAGAACTCCATGCGCATTATGAACCAACCAGAATGCCTTGCTGTGACACAGTCCAACCGCCTGGGCCTACAGATGGTCCAAGCTCGGGCTAGGAAGCTGAATGTTGACATGAGCTTCAAGACGCGAGCATTCACCACTATCTTTGTCCTTTTCATCATTTACGTTATGTGCTGGGCTCCATACGCAATTGTGGAGGTCATCCATGCCTCGTGGATTAACACCAAAGAGGTACGGGGTATGGTGACCTTTGACTCAATTGTGCTGTGGATCTCGTATCTCAACTCTGCCATCAACCCGATGGTGTACTGCTGGCGTATTAAGAAGTTCCGAGAGGCTGTTCGGGAGTTGATGCCATCACTCAAATTTCTGCCAAGATTGCCTGGGCGCGTCCATCGCCGAATTCGTCCCGGTGCCATGTACGAGTGTAATGCAAGTGAGACATCCACGGTATAG